In a single window of the Desulfovibrio mangrovi genome:
- a CDS encoding metal-dependent phosphohydrolase, giving the protein MINLERRELLKLGAVAGALALVGTKPLAAGAASSRITLEALREMSPVQMAEASGPAMASWESVRSQAAEIRNPALRRQVAAILENPSPTLMKHIGAPEKKAIHKELVAEKLIEGVSEQVFLPPVKDASKASQPFYAAPGSGYQSHHAYPGGLATHTDLNVRVSKALADGYLDVYGYGLDRDVVIASQLLHDLHKPWVFQWQVNGESRSEMKLAGTGEHHPLGVAESIARGLPADVIVAQACAHNHPRTPEDEAQVVGWLKAAAILNGIDPVQYGLLEKGGKTLPLPRRQEGFVCHLGDHDWVLTVPAAQWIIPVVQTIAQRDYGIKADDAAMFNRFRNYVFSQISIMSLYETYAAKGEAELTRVVHSLVQRA; this is encoded by the coding sequence ATGATCAATCTTGAACGTAGAGAATTGTTGAAGTTGGGCGCGGTTGCGGGGGCACTCGCCCTTGTCGGAACCAAACCGCTTGCTGCAGGTGCTGCATCGTCGAGAATAACCCTTGAAGCACTGCGGGAAATGAGCCCTGTGCAGATGGCAGAGGCTTCCGGCCCTGCCATGGCCTCATGGGAAAGCGTGCGCAGTCAGGCTGCGGAAATCCGTAACCCTGCACTTCGTCGTCAGGTGGCTGCAATTCTTGAGAATCCTTCGCCCACCCTCATGAAGCACATCGGCGCTCCGGAAAAGAAGGCCATTCACAAGGAACTGGTTGCCGAGAAACTCATCGAGGGCGTGAGCGAGCAGGTCTTTCTGCCGCCGGTCAAGGATGCCTCCAAGGCCAGCCAGCCGTTTTACGCGGCTCCCGGAAGCGGTTACCAGAGCCATCATGCCTACCCCGGAGGACTGGCCACGCATACGGACCTGAACGTCCGCGTTTCCAAGGCGCTGGCCGACGGTTACCTTGATGTTTACGGTTACGGATTGGATCGTGACGTGGTCATTGCATCCCAGTTGCTGCATGACCTGCACAAACCGTGGGTCTTTCAGTGGCAGGTTAACGGCGAATCGCGCTCGGAAATGAAGCTGGCCGGTACCGGCGAGCACCATCCTCTCGGTGTTGCCGAGTCCATTGCCAGAGGGCTTCCTGCTGATGTCATTGTTGCGCAGGCCTGTGCGCATAACCATCCCCGCACGCCGGAAGATGAGGCGCAGGTGGTGGGTTGGCTGAAGGCGGCCGCCATTCTCAACGGCATAGACCCCGTGCAGTACGGCCTGCTCGAAAAGGGCGGCAAGACTCTGCCTCTGCCCAGACGGCAGGAAGGGTTTGTCTGCCATCTCGGCGACCATGACTGGGTGCTTACCGTTCCGGCTGCACAGTGGATCATTCCTGTCGTACAGACCATTGCTCAGCGCGATTACGGCATCAAGGCTGATGATGCGGCCATGTTTAACAGGTTCCGCAACTATGTGTTCTCTCAGATTTCGATCATGTCTCTTTACGAGACCTACGCTGCCAAGGGAGAAGCAGAGCTGACCCGCGTGGTGCACAGCTTGGTGCAGCGGGCTTAG
- a CDS encoding SPFH domain-containing protein, whose translation MLTPATVALIALAVLLIVVLIKGAVIVPQKTAAIVERLGKYSRTLEAGFHVLIPFVDRTSYTFSLKEKVVDVPAQICITKDNVSVEVDGIIYLEVQDAFKAAYGIDNYLRAASQLAQTTLRSAIGKIDLDKTFEEREKINNEVIDAIDQAAMTWGVKVLRYEIKDITPPLSVKEAMEAQMTAERQKRANIATSEGVRQSMINQSEGEKQKQINEAEGKAAQVTLVAEADAKRIEMLASATAQGIRLVAEAIKADGGLEALNMRLAEQYIKEFGNLAKQTNTVLMPANVSDVAGVIATAMSTVKEMKVKVE comes from the coding sequence ATGCTGACTCCTGCAACAGTTGCCCTTATTGCCCTTGCTGTGCTGCTTATCGTCGTTCTCATCAAGGGAGCGGTGATTGTACCGCAGAAAACAGCGGCCATTGTGGAACGTCTGGGCAAGTACAGTCGTACCCTGGAGGCCGGCTTTCACGTACTTATCCCGTTTGTTGACCGCACTTCCTATACCTTCAGCCTGAAGGAAAAGGTGGTGGATGTGCCCGCGCAGATCTGTATCACCAAGGATAACGTGAGCGTAGAGGTGGACGGCATCATCTATCTGGAAGTGCAGGATGCCTTCAAGGCCGCCTACGGCATAGACAACTACCTGCGTGCCGCTTCGCAGCTGGCGCAGACCACGCTGCGTTCGGCCATAGGCAAGATCGATCTCGACAAGACGTTTGAGGAGCGCGAGAAGATCAACAATGAAGTCATTGACGCCATTGATCAGGCGGCCATGACGTGGGGCGTTAAGGTGCTGCGATACGAAATCAAGGACATCACGCCGCCCCTGTCCGTGAAGGAAGCCATGGAAGCGCAGATGACGGCGGAACGCCAGAAGCGCGCCAATATCGCCACCTCGGAAGGGGTGCGGCAGAGCATGATCAATCAGTCGGAAGGCGAAAAACAGAAGCAGATCAACGAGGCGGAAGGTAAGGCTGCACAGGTGACGCTGGTCGCCGAGGCCGATGCCAAGCGTATCGAGATGCTGGCGAGCGCCACGGCACAGGGTATTCGTCTGGTGGCAGAAGCCATCAAGGCCGATGGCGGACTTGAAGCTCTGAATATGCGGCTTGCCGAGCAGTACATCAAGGAGTTCGGCAACCTTGCCAAGCAGACCAACACCGTGCTCATGCCTGCCAACGTCTCGGATGTGGCAGGGGTCATTGCCACCGCCATGTCTACGGTGAAGGAAATGAAGGTCAAAGTGGAGTGA
- a CDS encoding amino acid ABC transporter ATP-binding protein: MINAVNVNKYFYTPDKLHALRDVSLQIAPGEVVVVIGPSGSGKSTFLRCLNRLEFADAGEIYVDGENILDPKCDINKIRAEVGMVFQSFNLFPHMTVLENVVMAQMTVRKRSRKEAEAKGMELLGKVGIAEKHSVYPDQLSGGQQQRVAIARSLAMNPKVMLFDEPTSALDPEMVGEVLDVMQNLAREGMTMAVVTHEMGFAREVADRVVFMDAGQVLEVGTPEHFFTNPQHERTKLFLSQIL; this comes from the coding sequence ATGATCAATGCCGTTAATGTAAACAAATACTTCTACACTCCCGACAAGCTGCATGCCCTGCGCGATGTTTCGCTGCAGATTGCTCCCGGTGAGGTGGTGGTTGTGATCGGACCTTCCGGTTCCGGCAAGTCCACCTTCCTGCGGTGTCTGAACAGGCTGGAATTCGCCGATGCCGGCGAGATATATGTGGATGGCGAGAACATTCTTGATCCCAAGTGCGATATCAACAAGATTCGTGCGGAAGTGGGCATGGTGTTCCAGTCCTTCAACCTGTTCCCTCATATGACCGTGCTTGAGAACGTTGTGATGGCGCAGATGACTGTGCGCAAGCGTTCGCGCAAGGAAGCGGAAGCCAAGGGGATGGAGTTGCTCGGCAAGGTCGGTATCGCTGAGAAGCATAGCGTGTATCCGGATCAGCTTTCCGGTGGGCAGCAGCAGCGCGTGGCCATTGCGCGTTCTCTTGCCATGAATCCCAAGGTAATGTTGTTTGACGAACCTACCTCTGCACTTGATCCTGAAATGGTCGGCGAAGTGCTTGACGTTATGCAGAACCTTGCCCGTGAAGGCATGACCATGGCCGTGGTTACCCACGAAATGGGCTTTGCCCGTGAAGTGGCGGACCGGGTTGTTTTCATGGATGCAGGGCAGGTGCTCGAAGTGGGCACGCCTGAGCATTTCTTCACCAACCCTCAGCATGAACGTACCAAGCTTTTCCTGAGCCAGATTCTCTGA
- a CDS encoding NfeD family protein: MPYFLSPWLLWFLAGVVIMLAELAVPGFVIIFFGVGCWAAALAAMLFPDAFTAQIAVFMVVSLVSLLCLRKAAVRIFVGRSEDAPEEDTGNVPLGARVMVEQDILPGREGRVRFRGTLWSAIAEEPIVAGTEAEIVGVDKANRSCLRLKSVSSN, encoded by the coding sequence ATGCCCTATTTTCTTTCTCCTTGGCTTCTCTGGTTTCTGGCCGGTGTTGTCATCATGCTGGCGGAACTGGCTGTGCCGGGATTCGTCATCATCTTTTTCGGTGTCGGCTGCTGGGCAGCCGCCCTTGCAGCGATGTTGTTTCCTGATGCTTTCACGGCCCAGATTGCCGTGTTTATGGTGGTATCGCTGGTGTCGCTTTTGTGTCTTCGTAAAGCGGCTGTACGGATTTTTGTGGGGCGCAGTGAAGATGCCCCGGAAGAGGATACCGGCAATGTACCGTTAGGCGCACGCGTCATGGTGGAGCAGGACATTCTTCCCGGCAGGGAAGGGCGAGTGCGTTTTCGCGGTACGCTCTGGTCGGCCATTGCGGAGGAGCCCATTGTTGCCGGAACCGAAGCGGAGATCGTGGGGGTGGATAAGGCCAACCGTTCCTGCCTGCGGCTCAAATCTGTTTCTTCCAATTAA
- a CDS encoding transporter substrate-binding domain-containing protein: protein MKFLKALFLALLIAMIALPAAAADIELAKKSTISEILKRGELRVGFDAGYPPFEMTDKNGKYIGFDVDLGKELAKAMGVKFVPVNTDFDGMIPSLLADKFDVIISGMTLSQERNLKIGFTDPYIIMGQTVLVNAKHKGKITSYKQLNDPNFIVISRMGTTGEEATKRFLPKATYKSFEKEVDCAIEVINGRADAFVYDLPVNEVFQKQQGKDKTFLLNEPFTFEPMAIGIKQGDPDFMNFLNNFLRQLKNDGRYERMYDKWLRSDEWQSQVK, encoded by the coding sequence ATGAAATTTCTTAAGGCTCTGTTTCTGGCCCTGCTCATAGCCATGATCGCACTGCCTGCAGCCGCTGCAGACATCGAACTGGCCAAGAAGTCCACCATCAGCGAAATCCTGAAGCGCGGTGAACTGCGTGTAGGTTTCGACGCTGGCTATCCGCCCTTTGAAATGACCGACAAGAACGGCAAGTACATCGGTTTTGACGTTGACCTCGGCAAGGAACTTGCCAAGGCCATGGGCGTGAAGTTCGTTCCCGTGAACACCGATTTCGACGGCATGATTCCTTCCCTGCTCGCCGACAAGTTCGACGTGATCATCTCCGGTATGACCCTGAGCCAGGAACGCAACCTGAAGATCGGCTTCACCGATCCCTACATCATCATGGGGCAGACCGTGCTGGTGAACGCCAAGCACAAGGGCAAGATCACCTCTTACAAGCAGCTGAACGACCCCAATTTCATCGTTATTTCCCGTATGGGCACCACCGGTGAAGAAGCCACCAAGCGCTTCCTTCCCAAGGCGACCTACAAGTCTTTCGAAAAGGAAGTTGACTGCGCCATTGAAGTTATCAACGGTCGCGCAGACGCTTTCGTATACGATCTGCCCGTGAACGAAGTGTTCCAGAAGCAGCAGGGCAAGGACAAGACCTTCCTGCTCAACGAGCCCTTCACCTTTGAGCCCATGGCCATCGGCATCAAGCAGGGCGATCCTGATTTCATGAATTTCCTGAACAACTTCCTCCGTCAGCTCAAGAACGACGGCCGCTACGAGCGTATGTACGACAAGTGGCTGCGTTCCGACGAATGGCAGTCTCAGGTTAAGTAA
- a CDS encoding amino acid ABC transporter permease, whose protein sequence is MSRYVGLDRPKGPGYYLFWKSAFLVLLLGFMYFVYMASSAVEYVWRWERVPQYFWLKEDVDVRAESQGELLSIVRDASAVTLTIKTDSGEVLRKLPAIAEMHLSEGDYVYMGDSIASYHQSKPGVLLEGLWITLKVSFIAIIFGIVLGVMTGLCRISNNPALRWSAIAYIELIRGSPLLVQIFLWYFVAGTLINGMLQSIGLGAMPPLWYGVLALAIFTGAYVAEIVRAGIQSVHRGQMEAARSLGLNYNQAMRRIILPQAFRRILPPLAGQFISLVKDSSLLGVIAVRELTKATREVVSSSLQPFELWILCAVLYLVLTFALSLLIQQLERRALR, encoded by the coding sequence ATGAGTCGATACGTTGGATTGGACCGCCCCAAGGGACCGGGCTACTATCTCTTCTGGAAGTCCGCGTTTCTGGTTTTGCTGCTTGGTTTCATGTACTTTGTGTACATGGCATCCAGCGCGGTGGAATATGTCTGGCGCTGGGAGCGCGTGCCGCAGTATTTCTGGCTCAAGGAGGACGTGGACGTCCGGGCCGAATCGCAGGGAGAGCTTCTCTCCATTGTGCGTGATGCGAGCGCTGTTACCCTGACCATAAAGACGGATAGCGGCGAGGTGCTTCGCAAGCTGCCCGCCATAGCTGAAATGCATCTTAGCGAGGGTGATTACGTGTACATGGGCGATTCCATCGCCTCGTACCATCAGTCAAAGCCCGGCGTGCTGCTTGAAGGCCTGTGGATTACCCTCAAGGTCAGTTTCATTGCCATCATTTTTGGTATCGTCCTCGGCGTGATGACGGGCCTGTGCCGTATTTCGAACAATCCGGCGCTACGATGGTCTGCCATTGCCTACATTGAGCTTATCCGCGGTTCCCCTCTGCTTGTGCAGATTTTTCTGTGGTACTTCGTGGCAGGAACGCTCATCAACGGCATGCTGCAGAGCATCGGTCTCGGCGCCATGCCGCCCTTGTGGTACGGCGTGCTGGCCCTGGCCATCTTTACCGGTGCATATGTGGCAGAAATCGTGCGTGCGGGGATCCAGTCCGTGCATCGCGGCCAGATGGAAGCCGCCCGTTCGCTCGGCCTCAACTACAATCAGGCCATGCGCAGGATCATTCTGCCGCAGGCCTTCCGCCGTATCCTGCCGCCTCTTGCCGGTCAGTTCATCAGCCTTGTGAAGGACTCTTCGCTGCTCGGTGTTATTGCCGTGCGCGAACTTACCAAGGCTACGCGCGAGGTGGTCAGCTCTTCCCTGCAGCCTTTCGAACTCTGGATTCTCTGTGCCGTGCTGTATCTGGTGCTGACTTTTGCCCTCTCGCTTCTGATTCAGCAGCTTGAAAGGAGAGCCCTGCGATGA
- a CDS encoding glycosyltransferase family 2 protein, translating to MNNLSPELSIVITNHNYGAYLPRLFDALRHQSRPLGNTEIILVDDGSSDDSMTIAEELGKDLDCGRFVLLQAGGKGHPAPVRNKGLARAKGALLFTIDADDLIAPEFLQACCSVLLSRPEIDLVYTAQQVVFESEEGAQPQTILLPCATPLLLSWQNVVTSPAVFRRRVWEQSQGFRSNTKYEDWDFWAQAAVKNFRFERVEQPLFTYCKHGGSFTGQAVADDAAAKAFIVQNNPGLFHVSVRKWAAHVMAGDQIEHFPRGIIPLPQDAMAILATIR from the coding sequence ATGAACAACCTGTCACCGGAACTCAGTATCGTCATAACCAATCATAACTACGGGGCCTATCTGCCCCGCCTGTTTGACGCGTTGCGGCACCAGAGCCGTCCTCTGGGCAATACGGAGATCATTCTGGTGGACGACGGCAGTTCGGATGATTCGATGACCATTGCGGAGGAACTGGGCAAGGATCTGGATTGCGGCCGATTCGTCCTGCTGCAGGCCGGAGGCAAGGGACACCCCGCCCCTGTGCGCAACAAGGGGCTTGCAAGAGCAAAGGGCGCACTCCTGTTCACGATTGATGCAGACGACCTCATAGCCCCAGAATTCCTGCAGGCCTGCTGCTCCGTACTGCTCAGCAGGCCGGAAATCGATCTGGTCTACACGGCCCAGCAGGTAGTCTTCGAAAGCGAGGAAGGCGCGCAGCCGCAGACAATCCTCCTCCCCTGCGCTACCCCGCTGTTGCTGTCGTGGCAGAACGTGGTCACATCTCCGGCGGTCTTCCGCCGCAGGGTGTGGGAACAGAGCCAGGGATTCCGCAGCAATACCAAATACGAAGACTGGGACTTCTGGGCACAGGCGGCTGTAAAGAACTTCCGCTTCGAGCGTGTGGAACAGCCCCTGTTCACCTACTGCAAACACGGGGGCAGCTTCACCGGTCAGGCCGTGGCGGACGATGCAGCGGCCAAGGCGTTCATCGTGCAGAACAACCCGGGGCTGTTTCACGTCTCCGTTCGCAAATGGGCCGCCCACGTCATGGCCGGAGACCAGATCGAGCACTTCCCGCGCGGCATCATCCCGCTGCCTCAAGACGCCATGGCCATTCTGGCAACCATTCGCTGA
- a CDS encoding NAD(P)/FAD-dependent oxidoreductase, which yields MKPVTVEIKIDPDRIHKPNAIRKAALNKAGLHDDPNLYTRVTRRSIDARSRRPQFVLQVVIAPQDEPATEGPFFRPVPLKGRRVVIAGAGPAGYVAALTLLEHGIQPIVLERGKDVNARRKDLKPLYTDGTVNPHSNYCFGEGGAGTYSDGKLYTRATKRGNVGRILDLLIEHGATPDIRIDAHPHLGSNMLPRIVRRIREAIEGAGGEIHFNAHVADLVMKDGQVTGAVLADGSTVEADAVILATGHSARDVFHMLHARNILIEAKPFALGVRIEHPQELIDGIFYHQSPRHPNLPAASYRITQQVDERGVFSFCMCPGGFVVPASTAPGELVLNGMSLAARNAPFANAGLVVEIRLEDIGATENPLAALEFQASVEKAMFAAGDGVSQKAPAQMVGDFIMGRVSASLPKSSYIPGIYAAPLHELLPAGVARRLRTSLPLFGKKYKGYDSNEAKVLAVESRTSSPVRIPRDKDTLEHPTAGRLFPCGEGAGYAGGIISAAMDGERVATAVAALIG from the coding sequence ATGAAGCCTGTTACCGTGGAAATTAAAATAGATCCCGACCGCATTCACAAGCCCAACGCCATCCGCAAAGCCGCCCTGAACAAGGCGGGACTGCACGACGACCCGAATCTGTATACCCGCGTCACCCGCCGGTCCATCGACGCCCGTTCCCGCCGCCCGCAGTTCGTGCTGCAGGTGGTCATTGCCCCGCAGGACGAGCCCGCAACGGAAGGTCCCTTCTTCCGCCCTGTTCCGCTCAAGGGACGCAGGGTCGTCATTGCCGGTGCAGGTCCCGCAGGCTATGTGGCCGCCCTGACCCTGCTTGAACACGGCATACAGCCCATTGTTCTGGAACGGGGCAAGGACGTAAACGCCCGCCGCAAGGATCTCAAGCCGCTGTACACGGATGGCACGGTCAACCCCCACTCGAACTACTGCTTCGGCGAGGGCGGCGCAGGCACCTATTCCGACGGCAAGCTCTACACCCGCGCCACCAAGCGCGGCAACGTGGGGCGCATTCTGGATCTGCTCATTGAGCATGGGGCCACGCCGGACATCCGTATCGATGCGCACCCGCATCTGGGATCCAACATGCTGCCGCGCATTGTGCGACGTATCCGCGAAGCCATTGAGGGTGCCGGCGGCGAAATCCATTTCAACGCCCATGTGGCCGACCTTGTCATGAAGGACGGTCAGGTGACCGGCGCCGTTCTCGCAGACGGTTCCACAGTTGAAGCGGATGCCGTGATTCTCGCCACAGGCCATTCTGCGCGGGACGTGTTCCACATGCTCCACGCACGTAACATTCTCATAGAGGCCAAACCGTTTGCGCTGGGCGTCCGCATTGAGCACCCTCAGGAGCTGATAGACGGCATCTTCTATCACCAGTCGCCACGCCACCCCAATCTGCCCGCTGCCAGCTACCGCATCACCCAGCAGGTTGACGAACGCGGCGTGTTCTCCTTCTGCATGTGTCCGGGTGGATTCGTTGTACCCGCCTCCACTGCTCCCGGCGAACTGGTGCTGAACGGCATGAGCCTGGCCGCCCGCAACGCCCCCTTTGCCAATGCGGGTCTGGTGGTGGAAATCAGGCTGGAAGACATCGGCGCTACGGAGAACCCGCTTGCCGCTCTGGAATTTCAGGCCTCCGTGGAAAAGGCCATGTTTGCTGCCGGTGACGGCGTCTCGCAGAAGGCACCGGCACAGATGGTGGGCGACTTCATCATGGGCCGCGTTTCCGCAAGCCTGCCCAAGTCGTCCTATATTCCCGGCATCTATGCCGCCCCGCTGCATGAACTGCTGCCTGCAGGGGTGGCCCGCCGTCTACGCACATCCCTGCCTCTCTTCGGCAAGAAGTACAAAGGATACGATTCAAACGAAGCCAAGGTGCTTGCCGTGGAATCCCGTACCAGTTCACCAGTGCGCATCCCGCGCGACAAGGACACGCTGGAGCATCCAACGGCCGGACGTCTCTTCCCCTGTGGCGAAGGCGCAGGGTACGCCGGAGGCATCATCTCCGCCGCCATGGACGGCGAACGTGTGGCCACGGCAGTGGCTGCTCTTATCGGCTGA
- a CDS encoding universal stress protein, with amino-acid sequence MLPTVKKVLYATDLSPAATHALGFALSVAQKYGAELTVLHVIPELPQEYGLASGFDFTPDFDKEMWESFKKGRETGARTELEKVVREACVKFGATPVGPEHLVVRHGRAVEVIVDEARRADLVVMGTQGHGRIGGLLMGSVAQGVLAKCETPVMVVRVGS; translated from the coding sequence ATGTTACCGACTGTAAAGAAGGTGTTGTACGCAACTGACCTGTCTCCTGCCGCCACGCATGCTCTTGGGTTTGCTTTGAGCGTTGCGCAAAAGTATGGCGCAGAGCTTACCGTGCTGCATGTCATTCCTGAATTGCCTCAGGAATACGGACTTGCATCCGGTTTTGACTTCACCCCCGATTTCGATAAGGAAATGTGGGAATCTTTCAAGAAGGGTAGAGAGACTGGCGCACGAACAGAACTGGAAAAGGTGGTTCGCGAAGCATGTGTGAAGTTCGGTGCAACTCCTGTCGGGCCCGAGCATCTTGTTGTCCGTCATGGTAGAGCTGTCGAGGTGATTGTAGACGAAGCGCGACGTGCTGATCTGGTAGTGATGGGTACTCAGGGTCATGGACGCATCGGCGGTCTGCTTATGGGTAGTGTAGCGCAGGGTGTTCTTGCCAAGTGTGAAACTCCTGTTATGGTGGTACGCGTCGGTTCATAG